A stretch of DNA from Drosophila virilis strain 15010-1051.87 chromosome 5, Dvir_AGI_RSII-ME, whole genome shotgun sequence:
GGCTCAGCTGCAGCTTCGGGTGCGGCCAACTTGGCGCTGTAAGTGTGATGCACTTCCTCTGTAATGGGGCCGGCGGGCGCTGCTTCTTGCACCACAATGGGCTGTACTAAAGTGGGCGCGACAGGATAAACTTTGGCATAGTTGGGCTTGTACACATAACGCAGCTGCTCCACAACGGGCACGGGCTGTATGTGCACATGAACTGGCTCCACCGCCTTGGTGGCCACATACTTCATATACGCAGCTGGCTTGGGCACATATGAGACGGGCTTGACCTTGAAGTGCTCATAGTCGCTTTTCTGGGGCGgcagatacttgatatatgcCTTGCCGCCGTTCCCCTCCTTGATCAGCTGGGTGATGACCTTCTGCACCTCGTGGGGCAGAGCACTAAGTGACTTCTTCGACTTGATGTGTGTAGCAGGCGCCTCCTTGTAGATATACATGCGCTTGGACTCGGCTGCAGCCTCGCCAGACATGACCATGTTGTCATCGACGCGCGTCTCCTGTGTGCCACCGATTGCCGTTTGATTTTGAAGCGTCGGCGCAGCGGCTTCCATGGTCAGTAAGCTGGGCAATGTCAGCTGCTTGCTGCTACGCTGAAGCGACGCGGGCAGCGATGACTTTGCATCGGCCAGCTCAAACTTGAGCAACTGCAGCGGCGCCGAGCGCTTGGAGCGTTTGGTCTTGCGTGTACGCAGTTGGGACCTTGTAGTTGACCTCTCCCCTGGCGCTGGCTCCCTTTGCACATCCAAGGCTCTGGCGCGCTTGATCAGCTGTGCGGTAATTGCATCCGGCTCACGTGCATCCGTTGCCTCGAAAGGAATCATTTGTACCTTAAAGTTGGCCGGTTGGCGATTGCTGGCGGATCTTCGTGACCGATGTAGCTTCCGAGtcctcctgctgctggcggTGCTGCTAGCTGGCGGCTGTGCCGTGCTGCTGATAGCGGACTGTGCCTTGAGCGAGCGATCCTGATGCTGACGCAGAAACTGTTTCAGTTCCTGGCTGGGTTCTACCGCATCGCTGAGCTCAAAGCGCAGCATGCGCGGCGCAGTGGGCAGTTGGCGTTGCTCGCGCTTGGCGCGTGGATGAGCGAGCTGTGAGGGATTCGCTGGCTGCTCGTTGTACTGATTGAAGGCAGCTAAATAGCTGTCATCGTTTGGATTCTCAATGTGTCGCATGCTGCGAAAGTTGCGCTGATCGAAGTAGCGTTGCATATCCtagaaaaaaatgtacatGAATTATATTgggcaaaacaaattatactggttaaaataataagaataaccTGCTGCACATTTAACAGTATTAAGGTTTTATTAATGagcttaaaataaatgttggtaATTTTTTGGGCAAACTTACCTCATAGCTGGCGAATGTGTCGAGCGAGGGAAAACGCTGCCAGTTTTCCAAGGCCTTGGTCAACGATAGATTCAGGCCAAGCAACAATAGCACCTAAAAGAAATGGAGAGTTGTTTACGTGCTTTACTAATTGATTAACTGCAATGTTGGCATTCAACTTGAGAGATCAAATAGCTGTGTTTTGCtattttgtgcatttgttgAACTTGCAATTCGCCagagtatttatatttatatttatatttctcttTGAGCGCTAAGCccataaataaaccaataagCTGTCCACCTGCGCCTGCTGTCTGCCACTTTCACTTTCGACCGGCCAGGCCAAGTGCTTGCTACATTTGGACGAAAGCCGCTGCAACTGCCACCCGATGCTCGATTCTCGGTTGCAATAAACCCGTTGCGCACGCGCTGCAACCGTTGACCGTCTAGCTGTTTATTTGCGCCACGGGGTGCCCAGTCTCCCGGCCTACGTTACCCGTTCCCTGACCAACCCACCAGATCTGTCTGGCTTTTGGCAAGTTCATTCATGTGTCTGGTCCCACTTTCACATCAACCACATTGAACTTGCGGCGctgcttggcttggcttggcttttaTGGTCAGTAAACTTATTGACCAGTTTGTGGATTTCAAGCAGCATCGAATTGCACCGGCTAACTTTTGGCTTATGCAAGGCCACTTATGGTATCGCGACTATCTCAGGTTATGTAATCTCGGCCAAGCAGCCGTTGGGGCTTAATAAGTGATATTacatttctttcttttcaaGAAAAACTGAtccttaaataaaatattgtttgtatattatatagtttgCCAATTATTATTGCTTAACGAAATATGTTCAATCTGATAATTAATCTGATAAAAATGTGCGAGATAAGCTTAAAATCAAAACATGGGCCGCAAACAATGGCTCGCGAACCGACTCAACGGATAGTTTTGTTAGCTTTGTaggctttaaataaatatacttatttgCCTTGCTTCAGCTTATAAAACCAGCTgaccatataaaaataaaaatagcttTATAGATATCACCTGATTAAATCGTGGGGATTTTCATGCGCTGTGTTTCTGCCTCAAAGTGCCGTTATTCGCGCACACGGGACGTCGCGTTTCCGTATAGTCAATGGCCATTTAACTAAGCCCCGCGATCCAGATCCAAATGAACTGTCAACAGTCGTTAAAAATGCAACCGCGTAAACATTTAACGGCCGTTAAAACTGCGCCTGAGTGAATTTTTATGAACTTGCCAAGCAGTTTCCACCTCACCCACAGCCGTGCCACTTACTCTAGCTC
This window harbors:
- the Cpr50Ca gene encoding uncharacterized protein Cpr50Ca, producing the protein MANGAAVGACPSSGPICMVLLLLGLNLSLTKALENWQRFPSLDTFASYEDMQRYFDQRNFRSMRHIENPNDDSYLAAFNQYNEQPANPSQLAHPRAKREQRQLPTAPRMLRFELSDAVEPSQELKQFLRQHQDRSLKAQSAISSTAQPPASSTASSRRTRKLHRSRRSASNRQPANFKVQMIPFEATDAREPDAITAQLIKRARALDVQREPAPGERSTTRSQLRTRKTKRSKRSAPLQLLKFELADAKSSLPASLQRSSKQLTLPSLLTMEAAAPTLQNQTAIGGTQETRVDDNMVMSGEAAAESKRMYIYKEAPATHIKSKKSLSALPHEVQKVITQLIKEGNGGKAYIKYLPPQKSDYEHFKVKPVSYVPKPAAYMKYVATKAVEPVHVHIQPVPVVEQLRYVYKPNYAKVYPVAPTLVQPIVVQEAAPAGPITEEVHHTYSAKLAAPEAAAEPSLQHVAPQFRPSKPDPLQSELVETNPIYGRPVEQYKYDIQAEPSPSTAPMIKIEYHASADSINEHYKQLPEFRELSTLIGKSPDDQIHGLTYLLAKEMQAKMQRQPKAQIPDPRPQDNTAPILFHPQQQPAPATATLKTLTVTEHGSLGVQPGRLIGMAKTKQYVPIVEPGNNDVKELPVVPSTAATKLPTPSSFIDFSPGHGLSRGYEGVHDEQPLTTVEHIVHHPTQTHHHGLLATSLPAELEADKIANGLHYVHSQDDKALHQYASKYAFGYRIRDFHTGNDFGHNQNRDLHGVTRGQYHILLPDGRVQNVIYHADDTGFHADVSFESGTTRH